The following proteins are encoded in a genomic region of Dialister hominis:
- the tuf gene encoding elongation factor Tu: MAKAHYERTKPHVNIGTIGHVDHGKTTLTAAITKVLAEEGKANFLDYASIDKAPEERARGITINTSTVEYETETRHYAHVDCPGHADYVKNMITGAAQMDGAILVVSAADGPMPQTREHILLAKQVGVPAIVVFLNKADQVDDPELIDLVEMEIRDLLSSYDYPGDEVPIIVGSALGALNGNPEDEQKIRDLMKAVDEYIPTPERDTDKPFLMPVEDVFTITGRGTVATGRVERGTVKVGDPAEIVGLQEKPTETVVTGVEMFRKTLDQAMAGDNIGALLRGIDRKDIERGQVLSKPGSVHPHTEFTAQVYVLTKDEGGRHTPFFNGYRPQFFFRTTDVTGDITLPEGTEMCMPGDNVEMSVKLITPIAMEEGQRFAIREGGRTVGAGVVAKIAK; the protein is encoded by the coding sequence ATGGCAAAAGCACATTACGAAAGAACCAAGCCGCATGTTAACATTGGTACCATTGGCCACGTCGATCACGGCAAAACAACCCTGACCGCCGCTATCACCAAAGTTCTGGCTGAAGAAGGCAAAGCAAACTTCCTCGACTATGCTTCCATCGATAAAGCACCGGAAGAAAGAGCTCGTGGTATTACAATCAACACCTCCACCGTTGAATACGAAACCGAAACCCGCCACTACGCACACGTAGACTGCCCAGGGCACGCTGACTATGTCAAGAACATGATCACCGGCGCAGCTCAGATGGACGGCGCTATCCTCGTAGTATCCGCAGCTGACGGCCCGATGCCGCAGACCCGCGAACACATTCTGCTCGCTAAGCAGGTAGGCGTACCGGCTATCGTTGTATTCCTGAACAAAGCTGACCAGGTAGACGATCCGGAACTGATCGACCTCGTAGAAATGGAAATCAGAGACCTCCTCTCTTCCTATGACTATCCAGGCGATGAAGTGCCGATTATCGTTGGCTCCGCTCTCGGCGCTCTGAACGGCAACCCGGAAGATGAACAGAAGATCCGTGACCTGATGAAGGCTGTTGACGAATACATCCCGACTCCGGAACGTGACACTGATAAACCATTCCTGATGCCAGTCGAAGACGTATTCACCATCACCGGCCGTGGCACAGTTGCTACAGGCAGAGTTGAACGTGGTACCGTCAAAGTCGGCGACCCGGCTGAAATCGTCGGCCTGCAGGAAAAACCGACCGAAACCGTCGTAACCGGCGTTGAAATGTTCAGAAAGACCCTCGACCAGGCTATGGCAGGCGACAACATCGGCGCTCTGCTCCGTGGTATTGATCGTAAAGACATCGAAAGAGGCCAGGTCCTCTCCAAACCAGGTAGCGTTCATCCGCACACAGAATTCACCGCTCAGGTATACGTTCTGACCAAAGATGAAGGCGGCCGTCATACACCGTTCTTCAACGGCTATCGTCCACAGTTCTTCTTCAGAACCACCGACGTAACCGGCGACATCACCCTTCCGGAAGGCACCGAAATGTGCATGCCAGGCGATAACGTAGAAATGAGCGTTAAGCTCATCACCCCGATCGCTATGGAAGAAGGCCAGCGTTTCGCTATCCGCGAAGGCGGCCGTACCGTTGGCGCAGGCGTTGTAGCTAAGATCGCAAAATAA
- a CDS encoding DUF951 domain-containing protein produces the protein MKFIQFRIGDIVQMKKKHPCGSQEWEVMQLGSDMRVKCCGCGHIVLIPRPKFLKGAKKVLNRDVTQDTPLASRSEESTEG, from the coding sequence ATGAAGTTTATTCAATTTCGCATCGGAGACATCGTCCAGATGAAGAAGAAGCACCCCTGCGGCAGCCAGGAATGGGAAGTCATGCAGCTGGGGAGCGATATGCGCGTGAAGTGCTGCGGATGCGGACATATCGTCCTCATTCCAAGGCCGAAATTCCTGAAGGGCGCCAAGAAGGTCCTGAACAGGGATGTGACGCAGGATACGCCATTGGCCTCCAGATCGGAAGAGTCTACAGAGGGCTGA
- the whiA gene encoding DNA-binding protein WhiA: MSFTEQVKNELARIQRDDRDCRVAELLALLRMSGSFITGGHGRWGLEFSTGNSAVARRVLVYLKKDFGLMPSTMVRQGRRLRKKNVYTLVVQPSAEGLAFLNTMGLSPLAGVEDMENLKTDEEKRAYLAGAFLGGGSVSRPQSDYHLEMVTQSQKFAGEIVKAMKAFRMNAKLTDRKNDYIVYIKDGDEVSGFLQIVGAAQSYMDFEGVRVVKDMRNRVNRQVNCETANLQKTVDAAVRQSHLAQTLMDKVGESSLPPKLREACELRLAHPNASLSELAVICGITKSGLAHRFKKMEAMVAELGGVE; the protein is encoded by the coding sequence ATGTCATTTACCGAACAAGTGAAAAATGAGCTTGCCCGTATCCAGAGGGATGACCGGGACTGCCGCGTGGCTGAGCTTCTGGCTCTCCTGCGCATGAGCGGCTCGTTCATTACAGGCGGCCATGGCCGCTGGGGACTGGAATTCTCTACGGGAAACAGCGCTGTTGCGCGCCGCGTCCTCGTTTATCTGAAGAAGGATTTCGGCCTCATGCCTTCCACGATGGTGCGGCAGGGGAGAAGACTCCGCAAGAAGAATGTCTACACGCTTGTCGTGCAGCCTTCCGCTGAAGGGCTTGCCTTCCTGAATACGATGGGGCTTTCGCCTCTGGCGGGCGTCGAGGATATGGAAAACCTGAAGACGGATGAAGAAAAGAGAGCATACCTGGCAGGGGCATTCCTTGGCGGCGGCTCTGTCAGCCGTCCGCAGAGCGATTATCATCTCGAGATGGTGACGCAGTCCCAGAAGTTCGCCGGGGAAATCGTGAAGGCGATGAAAGCTTTCCGCATGAATGCCAAACTGACGGACAGGAAAAATGATTATATAGTATATATAAAAGATGGCGATGAAGTGTCCGGATTTCTTCAGATCGTCGGCGCCGCCCAGAGCTACATGGACTTTGAAGGCGTCAGGGTCGTGAAGGACATGAGAAACCGCGTGAACCGTCAGGTCAATTGCGAGACGGCAAATCTGCAGAAAACAGTCGACGCGGCTGTCAGGCAGTCACATCTGGCGCAGACTCTGATGGACAAGGTCGGGGAGTCTTCTCTTCCGCCGAAGCTCCGCGAAGCCTGCGAACTGCGGCTCGCTCATCCGAATGCCAGCCTTTCCGAGCTGGCTGTCATCTGCGGCATCACGAAGTCAGGCCTGGCACATCGTTTCAAGAAGATGGAAGCGATGGTTGCGGAGCTTGGCGGAGTAGAATAA
- a CDS encoding gluconeogenesis factor YvcK family protein, whose product MKHFVQWLYPGLSIKRWMLLFSVGIIILVFGATLIMNYQIFGVMEEHMLRLAYQITGSYSYTFLAICGTIMILAGIWIMLLAVRKLVKRFLELIAPDQKEVSKKLLSKIELSRGMRIVCIGGGHGLSMLLRGLKSKTSNISAIVTVADDGGSSGRLREEMGIIAPGDLRNCLVALADKESVLEQLFQYRFGGEGELAGHSLGNLFLAALIKEFGNPQNALEAASKVLNIRGQVIPATPERVRLVAKMSDGVSVEGESEISEYPQKAGKKVRIEKLSTIPDDPIAVGDALQAIKQADLITLGPGSLYTSVLPNLLVPEILQAIRESSAPVLYICNVMTQPGETTGFTVSDHLQAIIDHVGPGFVNFVLANNGTPRPEVLAQYAKVHAYPVRIDRAKVNDLGAVLIEADLLGIEKGAAQDNDVLANKIVQIHNLLKANIPPDALESYLRRSH is encoded by the coding sequence ATGAAACATTTCGTTCAGTGGCTGTACCCCGGCCTGTCGATCAAGAGGTGGATGCTTCTCTTCTCTGTGGGCATCATCATCCTCGTCTTTGGCGCGACCTTGATCATGAACTATCAGATTTTCGGCGTCATGGAAGAGCATATGCTCCGTCTGGCTTACCAGATCACGGGGAGTTACAGCTATACATTCCTTGCCATCTGCGGCACGATCATGATTCTTGCAGGCATCTGGATCATGCTTCTGGCTGTGAGGAAGCTGGTGAAGCGTTTCCTCGAGCTGATTGCTCCTGATCAGAAGGAAGTCTCCAAGAAGCTTCTTTCCAAGATCGAGCTTTCCAGAGGGATGCGCATCGTGTGCATCGGAGGCGGACATGGTCTTTCCATGCTGCTCAGAGGTCTTAAGAGCAAGACATCCAATATTTCAGCCATCGTAACGGTGGCTGACGACGGCGGCTCCTCGGGACGTCTCCGTGAGGAAATGGGCATCATTGCCCCGGGCGATCTCAGGAACTGCCTTGTCGCTCTGGCTGACAAGGAATCCGTGCTGGAACAGCTCTTCCAGTACCGCTTCGGCGGGGAAGGGGAGCTGGCAGGACACAGCCTTGGCAATCTCTTCCTGGCTGCCCTGATCAAGGAATTCGGCAATCCTCAGAATGCACTTGAGGCAGCGAGTAAAGTCCTGAACATTCGCGGCCAGGTCATCCCGGCAACGCCTGAAAGGGTGCGCCTCGTCGCCAAGATGTCGGACGGGGTCTCTGTCGAAGGGGAGTCGGAAATTTCCGAATATCCGCAGAAGGCAGGAAAGAAGGTCCGGATTGAAAAGCTTTCGACGATTCCGGATGATCCGATTGCCGTCGGGGATGCGCTGCAGGCAATCAAGCAGGCAGACCTTATTACACTGGGGCCGGGAAGCCTTTATACATCGGTCCTCCCGAATCTCCTCGTTCCTGAAATTTTGCAGGCGATCCGCGAAAGCAGCGCGCCTGTGCTTTATATCTGCAATGTCATGACACAGCCTGGTGAAACGACCGGATTTACAGTCAGCGATCATCTGCAGGCGATCATCGACCATGTGGGGCCCGGTTTCGTGAACTTCGTCCTTGCCAATAACGGGACGCCAAGACCGGAAGTCCTTGCGCAGTATGCCAAGGTCCATGCGTACCCCGTCAGGATCGACCGCGCGAAAGTCAATGATCTGGGCGCTGTCCTCATCGAGGCGGATCTCCTGGGTATTGAAAAAGGCGCAGCACAGGATAATGATGTGCTCGCCAATAAAATTGTGCAGATTCATAATCTGCTGAAGGCGAATATTCCGCCTGATGCGCTGGAATCTTACCTGAGAAGGAGTCATTAA
- the rapZ gene encoding RNase adapter RapZ: protein MDDFRFVIITGMSGAGKTNFMQKLEDMGYYCVDNLPPILIARFADLCWKSTSNTRHVAVVTDIRGGSFFDALPQALKELEKRGIPHEVVFLEASDEALVRRYMETRRQHPLAKTMRIQDGIEQERKILAGVRAQADIIIDTTTMKTEDLKEHLNNRFGIDNHKKEMQITVFSFGFKYGIPIDADTVLDVRFLPNPFYVEKYKYWTGRVKEVGDYISAAPVTGEFLTKLYDFMDFMVEQFKESGKTQFTIAVGCTGGMHRSVFVTEKLGNHLKEKYGHVNIEHRDLHRNHVEHDAVDEQEG, encoded by the coding sequence ATGGATGATTTTCGTTTTGTCATTATTACAGGAATGAGCGGGGCGGGAAAAACGAATTTCATGCAGAAGCTGGAAGATATGGGCTATTACTGCGTGGATAATCTCCCTCCGATTCTGATAGCAAGGTTTGCTGATCTCTGCTGGAAGAGCACGTCGAATACGCGCCATGTGGCTGTCGTGACGGACATCCGCGGCGGGTCGTTCTTCGATGCGCTGCCGCAGGCTCTCAAGGAACTGGAAAAACGCGGCATCCCGCATGAGGTGGTATTCCTCGAAGCTTCGGATGAAGCGCTTGTGCGCCGCTACATGGAAACGCGCCGGCAGCATCCGCTTGCCAAGACGATGCGTATCCAGGACGGCATCGAGCAGGAAAGGAAAATTCTGGCGGGCGTCCGCGCGCAGGCAGATATCATCATCGATACGACGACGATGAAGACAGAAGATCTGAAGGAACATCTGAACAACCGCTTCGGCATCGACAATCACAAGAAGGAAATGCAGATTACTGTTTTTTCCTTCGGTTTCAAATACGGGATTCCGATTGATGCGGACACGGTGCTTGATGTCCGTTTCCTGCCGAATCCTTTCTATGTGGAGAAGTACAAGTACTGGACAGGACGCGTGAAGGAAGTCGGAGACTACATCAGCGCGGCGCCTGTCACGGGAGAATTCCTGACGAAGCTCTATGATTTCATGGATTTCATGGTCGAGCAGTTCAAGGAATCCGGCAAGACGCAGTTTACAATCGCCGTAGGATGTACGGGCGGCATGCACCGTTCTGTATTCGTTACGGAAAAGCTTGGAAATCATTTGAAGGAGAAGTATGGCCACGTGAATATTGAACATCGTGACCTCCACAGGAATCACGTGGAACACGATGCCGTCGATGAACAGGAGGGCTAG
- a CDS encoding Cof-type HAD-IIB family hydrolase, producing MSAIKLIAIDLDDTLLHDDISVSDYTKKVLKSAMDKGVKIVIATGRMFQAARPWGQAIGLGDVPMICYTGSMTGLCERGKVLRDVRIDYDLALEILSVIREHGWYAHTYIDDELYVPFRDERTDAYEKQCGVKAHVAGDDFYTPKKAPTKILVCDYDMEVMKEIESVLRTGYADKVGQVKSKPFFFEMNNKECSKGNAVKALAETYGIEPSEIMAFGNGNNDASMLRMAGSSFAVANASPSAKEAAKGLTDSNNEDGVAKAIARYVLEAR from the coding sequence ATGTCTGCGATCAAATTAATAGCGATTGATTTGGATGATACACTGCTTCATGATGATATTTCTGTTTCGGACTACACAAAGAAGGTCCTGAAAAGCGCGATGGATAAGGGCGTGAAGATCGTCATTGCGACAGGCCGCATGTTCCAGGCTGCGCGTCCGTGGGGACAGGCGATCGGTCTTGGCGATGTGCCGATGATCTGTTATACGGGCTCCATGACGGGGCTTTGCGAAAGAGGGAAGGTGCTCCGTGATGTGCGGATCGATTACGATCTGGCACTGGAAATCCTTTCTGTGATCCGCGAGCATGGATGGTACGCGCATACATATATTGACGATGAATTGTATGTGCCGTTCCGTGATGAAAGAACGGATGCGTATGAAAAGCAGTGCGGCGTGAAGGCGCATGTGGCAGGCGATGATTTCTATACGCCCAAGAAGGCACCGACGAAGATTCTCGTCTGCGATTATGATATGGAAGTGATGAAGGAAATCGAATCCGTGCTCCGCACCGGTTATGCGGACAAGGTGGGGCAGGTGAAGTCGAAGCCTTTCTTCTTCGAAATGAATAATAAGGAATGTTCGAAGGGAAATGCAGTGAAGGCGCTGGCTGAGACGTACGGCATCGAGCCATCGGAGATCATGGCTTTCGGCAATGGCAATAATGATGCTTCGATGCTCCGTATGGCAGGGTCTTCTTTTGCGGTAGCGAATGCTTCTCCTTCTGCCAAGGAAGCGGCAAAGGGACTGACGGATTCCAATAATGAGGACGGGGTGGCTAAGGCCATTGCCCGGTATGTACTGGAGGCGAGATAA
- a CDS encoding flavodoxin, with product MNFKKILMVIFMILGLGLAAGCGGSAASPTPAKSTAQQQASLSGKKVLIAYFSWSGNTKAAAEKIQGLTGGDIYRIEAADPYPGEYDATTDRAKQEQKDNARPAIAGKADLSKYDVIMVGYPIWWYQEPMIIDTFLESGDFSGKTIVPFCTSGGSSIDKSIEHMKTVVKGASFAQGFRYDGNDKEMNQWLNSLGLLKK from the coding sequence ATGAATTTCAAAAAGATTTTAATGGTCATTTTCATGATTTTAGGCCTCGGTCTGGCGGCAGGCTGCGGCGGAAGCGCTGCATCTCCGACGCCTGCAAAATCGACGGCGCAGCAGCAGGCTAGTCTTTCCGGCAAGAAGGTACTGATTGCTTATTTCTCCTGGTCGGGAAATACGAAGGCAGCTGCTGAAAAGATTCAGGGACTGACGGGCGGAGATATTTACCGTATCGAAGCGGCTGATCCGTATCCGGGTGAGTACGATGCCACGACGGACCGCGCTAAGCAGGAACAGAAGGACAATGCACGTCCGGCTATCGCAGGCAAGGCAGACCTTTCCAAGTATGATGTCATCATGGTCGGTTATCCGATCTGGTGGTACCAGGAACCGATGATCATCGACACATTCCTTGAAAGCGGAGATTTCTCCGGAAAGACGATCGTTCCTTTCTGCACCAGCGGCGGATCTTCCATTGACAAGAGCATTGAGCATATGAAGACGGTCGTAAAGGGCGCCTCCTTTGCACAGGGCTTCCGTTATGATGGCAATGACAAGGAAATGAACCAGTGGCTGAACAGTCTCGGCCTTTTGAAGAAGTAA
- a CDS encoding IS256 family transposase: protein MANCKTPPTTPGEQIAQQILNNYDIKSAEDVQDVLKQIFGPIFESMLKGEMENHLGHKKHERSEDGDNVRNGYSSKTLKTSLGEVPIRVPRDRQSTFEPQIIKKHQRDVSSIEGKVLAMYARGMSQRDIAATIEDIYGFQMSHEQISTITGCVMEEVEAWRNRPLQSFYPFAFVDCIYVSLRTEYGVQQVAVYVMLAYDVNGCKDVLGLWINETESKHAWMQISDELRARGVKDLGILSMDGVSGLEEGAKAVFPHATVQRCIVHLIRNSIRYIPRKQWSAFTKQLKLIYGAINVKQARQEFEKFKTDWQAYPGAVSVRENNFSHVEQLYNYGSAVRKIMYTTNAIESVNSSFRKVTKKGAFPNEDAVFKIFYLRIQELYKKWKGRHVANWAMVRNQLLMDDRMSQLMQQYDVAY from the coding sequence ATGGCAAACTGTAAAACTCCACCAACTACCCCAGGCGAGCAGATTGCTCAGCAAATCCTCAACAACTACGACATCAAGAGCGCGGAAGACGTACAGGACGTCCTGAAGCAGATTTTTGGCCCCATTTTTGAGTCCATGCTCAAAGGTGAGATGGAAAATCATCTCGGCCATAAGAAGCATGAGCGCTCCGAAGACGGTGACAATGTCCGGAACGGCTATTCATCCAAGACGCTCAAGACCTCTCTGGGCGAGGTTCCTATCCGCGTCCCTAGGGATCGCCAGAGTACGTTTGAACCGCAGATCATCAAGAAGCACCAGCGCGACGTTTCGTCCATCGAGGGCAAGGTACTGGCGATGTATGCCCGTGGCATGAGCCAACGCGACATCGCTGCAACCATCGAAGACATCTACGGCTTCCAGATGTCACATGAACAGATCTCCACCATCACAGGCTGCGTCATGGAAGAGGTCGAGGCATGGCGGAATCGTCCGCTCCAGTCGTTCTATCCATTTGCTTTCGTCGACTGCATCTACGTATCGCTGCGCACGGAGTATGGCGTCCAGCAGGTGGCCGTCTATGTCATGCTTGCCTATGACGTCAACGGCTGCAAGGATGTCCTTGGCCTCTGGATCAACGAGACGGAGAGCAAGCATGCCTGGATGCAGATCTCCGACGAGCTGCGGGCTCGCGGCGTTAAGGATCTTGGCATCCTGTCCATGGATGGCGTGAGCGGATTGGAGGAAGGCGCCAAGGCTGTATTCCCGCATGCCACGGTTCAGCGCTGCATCGTACACCTCATCCGCAATTCCATCCGCTACATCCCACGCAAGCAGTGGAGTGCATTCACGAAGCAGCTGAAGCTCATCTATGGTGCCATCAACGTCAAGCAGGCCCGTCAGGAATTCGAGAAGTTCAAGACCGACTGGCAGGCTTATCCAGGCGCGGTCAGCGTAAGGGAAAACAATTTCTCACACGTCGAGCAGCTCTATAACTATGGCAGTGCTGTGCGCAAGATCATGTACACGACTAATGCCATCGAGAGCGTCAACTCTAGCTTCCGCAAGGTGACCAAGAAAGGCGCTTTCCCCAACGAGGATGCAGTCTTCAAGATTTTCTACCTACGCATCCAAGAGCTCTATAAAAAATGGAAGGGTCGTCACGTCGCAAACTGGGCGATGGTCCGGAACCAGCTGCTCATGGACGACAGGATGTCTCAGCTTATGCAGCAATACGATGTTGCTTATTGA